A single window of Methanoculleus oceani DNA harbors:
- the eno gene encoding phosphopyruvate hydratase has product MTTIEQIILRTILDSRGNETVEAEIYTGCGFGRAAAPSGASTGTYEARVRPAREAVEDAQKNLIPSLIGEDTRDQITFDALLREHDGTPDFSSIGANVAVALSLACAKAAASSLDLELFRYLGGAFAAETPLPLGNVIGGGAHAPNATSIQEFLVVPTGASGATEGVFVNAAVHGATKKILQKQGRLSGKGDEGAWAPAITDAEAFEIIGEAINTVSDEMNVEVRMGIDVAASELWDGKAYRYKDAGRTREDQVAYMADLVDRYNLIYIEDPLFEEDFEAFADLTEQVGDRCLICGDDLFVTNVERITKGTEMGAANCVLIKPNQIGTLTDTFEAIHLARENGMETVMSHRSGETTDATIAHLATAFECIFLKTGAVGGERIAKLNELIRIEELI; this is encoded by the coding sequence ATGACGACCATCGAACAGATTATCTTAAGAACAATCCTTGACAGCCGTGGAAACGAGACTGTCGAGGCTGAAATCTACACGGGTTGCGGCTTTGGACGGGCTGCGGCACCCAGCGGTGCCAGCACCGGAACCTATGAAGCCAGGGTGCGGCCGGCGCGCGAAGCTGTCGAGGACGCACAAAAAAACCTGATTCCATCGCTTATCGGTGAGGACACCCGCGACCAGATCACATTCGATGCATTACTCAGAGAGCACGACGGGACACCCGACTTCAGTTCGATCGGTGCAAACGTCGCCGTAGCACTCTCCCTTGCGTGTGCAAAGGCGGCCGCATCGTCTCTCGACCTGGAACTCTTCCGCTACCTGGGCGGTGCATTTGCCGCAGAGACGCCCCTGCCCCTGGGGAACGTTATCGGCGGAGGAGCGCATGCCCCGAATGCCACATCCATCCAGGAGTTCCTGGTGGTTCCCACCGGAGCTTCCGGCGCAACGGAGGGGGTCTTCGTAAACGCTGCCGTCCACGGGGCGACAAAGAAGATCCTGCAGAAGCAGGGCAGACTCTCCGGCAAAGGCGATGAAGGGGCCTGGGCTCCTGCCATAACCGATGCCGAGGCATTCGAGATCATCGGCGAAGCCATCAACACCGTCTCCGACGAGATGAACGTCGAGGTCAGGATGGGCATCGACGTGGCGGCAAGCGAACTCTGGGACGGCAAGGCGTACCGCTACAAGGATGCCGGGCGGACCCGGGAAGACCAGGTTGCCTACATGGCGGACCTGGTCGACCGCTACAACCTCATCTACATCGAGGACCCTCTCTTCGAGGAAGACTTCGAGGCATTCGCCGACCTGACCGAACAGGTCGGGGACCGCTGCCTGATCTGCGGAGACGACCTCTTCGTGACCAACGTCGAACGGATCACGAAGGGCACCGAGATGGGTGCGGCCAACTGCGTGCTGATCAAACCAAACCAGATCGGAACGCTCACCGATACCTTCGAGGCGATACACCTCGCCCGGGAGAACGGAATGGAGACCGTCATGAGCCACCGTTCCGGAGAGACCACCGACGCAACGATCGCGCATCTTGCAACCGCGTTTGAATGCATCTTCCTCAAGACCGGTGCGGTCGGCGGGGAACGGATAGCCAAACTGAACGAATTGATTCGCATAGAGGAGCTGATCTAA
- the rpsB gene encoding 30S ribosomal protein S2 gives MTGNELEIELKEPLVPVEEYLAAGVHIGTQQKSKDMMKFIYRVRGDGLYILDIQATDERVKVAAEFLARYEPAKILVVTSRQYGQYPAKKFADAIGGMAVIGRFIPGMLTNQRLNKYIEPDVIVVTDPIGDSQAINEAVQAGIPIVALCDTNNMTKYVDVVIPTNNKGRKALSVIYFLLTKELLRLRGVATSLTPEDFETEL, from the coding sequence TTGACTGGAAACGAACTTGAAATCGAACTGAAAGAACCACTGGTGCCCGTTGAAGAGTACCTGGCGGCAGGCGTGCATATCGGCACCCAGCAGAAGAGCAAGGACATGATGAAGTTCATCTACCGCGTCCGCGGGGATGGGCTGTATATCCTGGACATCCAGGCAACCGACGAGCGGGTCAAGGTCGCTGCGGAGTTCCTCGCACGCTACGAACCCGCGAAGATCCTGGTGGTCACCTCCCGGCAGTACGGCCAGTACCCGGCCAAGAAGTTCGCCGATGCCATCGGCGGCATGGCGGTCATCGGACGCTTCATCCCCGGGATGCTCACCAACCAGCGCCTGAACAAGTACATCGAGCCTGACGTGATCGTGGTGACCGACCCCATCGGGGATTCCCAGGCGATCAACGAGGCGGTCCAGGCAGGCATCCCGATCGTCGCTCTCTGCGACACCAACAACATGACGAAGTACGTCGACGTGGTCATCCCCACCAACAACAAGGGCAGAAAGGCGCTCTCGGTGATCTACTTCCTCCTGACGAAGGAACTGCTCCGCCTGCGCGGTGTGGCCACATCGCTCACTCCCGAAGACTTTGAGACAGAGTTATAA
- the amrB gene encoding AmmeMemoRadiSam system protein B, translating into MDMRPCSVAGMFYPAEPRHLEQLLETFFRNRAPDIDARGIVSPHAGYVYSGETGACAFSTIPPDFDGTFVVIGPSHRGYMTCASAVAWETPLGIVDVDNEFVDALDIEIDEVSHRSEHSIEVQMPFIKYRFPRARVAPVLMGEQSYEAAMSLAEQVLRAIRHTGRNVRIVASSDFSHYVPDQIARRQDLYAIDALKTLDTPEFYRRLQETGATACGYGPIAAMCIACRSLGAERGELLRYTTSGDVTEDFDQVVGYAAIAVV; encoded by the coding sequence ATGGATATGCGCCCATGCAGTGTAGCGGGAATGTTCTATCCTGCCGAGCCCAGGCATCTGGAGCAACTGCTGGAAACATTCTTCCGGAACAGGGCCCCGGACATCGATGCCCGGGGCATTGTTTCTCCCCATGCCGGCTACGTCTATTCGGGGGAGACCGGAGCCTGTGCTTTCTCTACCATACCACCTGATTTTGACGGCACCTTCGTTGTCATCGGTCCGAGTCACCGGGGATACATGACCTGTGCCTCTGCCGTAGCCTGGGAGACGCCTCTCGGGATCGTCGACGTCGATAATGAGTTTGTCGACGCGCTGGATATCGAGATAGATGAGGTATCGCACCGGAGCGAGCACTCGATCGAGGTGCAGATGCCGTTCATCAAATACCGGTTCCCGAGAGCAAGGGTTGCGCCCGTCCTCATGGGAGAACAGAGTTACGAGGCGGCAATGAGCCTCGCGGAGCAGGTGCTCCGGGCGATACGGCACACGGGAAGGAACGTGCGGATCGTCGCCTCAAGCGACTTCTCCCATTATGTCCCGGACCAGATAGCCCGCCGACAGGACCTCTACGCGATCGATGCGCTCAAAACCCTGGACACACCGGAGTTCTACCGGCGGCTCCAGGAGACCGGTGCTACGGCGTGCGGCTACGGCCCGATCGCCGCCATGTGCATCGCCTGCCGGTCGCTCGGTGCAGAGAGAGGAGAACTCTTGCGGTATACGACCAGCGGCGATGTGACGGAGGACTTCGATCAGGTAGTGGGGTATGCGGCGATAGCGGTGGTGTAA
- the mvk gene encoding mevalonate kinase encodes MATWSAPGKIFLFGEHAVVYGKPGVAMAIKPRVFVTVRKSRNPTRAKSPYIDECFRMMGVRGSVYVHSQLQSSSGLGSSAAVTVATLSAINDEFGLGRTREYIADAAFAIEKKVQKGRASPTDTYVSANGGMVLITGNSKRRLPPEGLQVVVGNTLVPHSTARMVELVGNLQKKHPDVANPILDAIGAVTLAALHNIGNPKELGQYMDMNHALLEALGVGHPASSKLVLAARASGAYGAKITGAGGGGCIIALCPRRAKSRVAGAIEACEGRAIITTIDTDGARKEKHD; translated from the coding sequence TTGGCAACGTGGAGCGCGCCGGGCAAGATATTCCTGTTCGGCGAGCATGCAGTGGTCTACGGGAAGCCGGGGGTCGCGATGGCGATCAAGCCCCGTGTATTCGTCACGGTGAGGAAATCCCGGAACCCGACACGTGCGAAGTCGCCCTACATCGACGAGTGTTTCAGGATGATGGGTGTCAGGGGCAGTGTCTACGTCCACTCACAACTCCAGAGCTCGTCGGGGCTCGGATCATCGGCCGCGGTGACGGTGGCGACGCTCTCTGCAATCAACGACGAGTTCGGTCTCGGGCGTACCCGCGAATATATCGCCGATGCCGCGTTCGCCATCGAAAAGAAGGTCCAGAAAGGGAGGGCAAGCCCCACCGACACCTACGTCTCGGCAAACGGGGGGATGGTGCTCATCACGGGGAACTCCAAGCGAAGACTCCCCCCCGAGGGGTTGCAGGTCGTTGTAGGCAATACCCTGGTGCCGCACAGCACCGCGAGAATGGTAGAACTGGTCGGGAACCTCCAGAAGAAGCATCCCGATGTCGCAAACCCGATACTGGACGCTATCGGGGCCGTGACGCTTGCCGCCCTCCATAACATCGGCAACCCGAAGGAACTCGGGCAGTACATGGACATGAACCACGCCCTCCTGGAGGCTCTCGGCGTGGGACACCCGGCAAGCAGCAAACTTGTCCTTGCGGCGAGGGCGAGCGGCGCTTATGGCGCGAAGATCACGGGGGCCGGAGGCGGCGGGTGTATCATCGCCCTCTGTCCCCGGCGCGCAAAGAGCCGGGTTGCCGGGGCCATCGAGGCCTGCGAAGGAAGGGCAATCATCACCACCATAGACACAGACGGCGCGAGAAAAGAGAAGCATGACTGA
- a CDS encoding isopentenyl phosphate kinase, whose translation MTETVVLKLGGSVITDKSGECAIDHARLHEVAEELAAHRETALVLVHGAGSCGHPEARRYHINDGLTGENIPGVYETHAAVSSLNTAVVDALRDTGVEAIGIHPLDLALAEDGRLVSFETRHIAEMTEHGIVPVLHGDVVMDRLRGSCIVSGDQLVTRLAVALASRRVGLATDVPGVLQNGLVVPRIDRSVAATLDVGGSGNTDVTGGMQGKIAELLALADAGIDSHIFHVSKIGRFLDGTGHGGTIIGRSMP comes from the coding sequence ATGACTGAGACCGTGGTACTGAAACTGGGGGGGAGCGTGATCACCGACAAGTCGGGAGAATGCGCTATCGATCACGCCCGCCTGCACGAGGTTGCGGAAGAGCTCGCCGCACACAGGGAGACCGCGCTCGTGCTTGTCCATGGTGCAGGGTCATGCGGGCACCCGGAGGCCCGGCGCTACCACATCAACGACGGCCTCACCGGGGAGAACATCCCCGGCGTCTACGAGACGCACGCGGCCGTCTCAAGCCTGAACACCGCGGTCGTCGATGCCCTGCGGGATACAGGGGTCGAGGCGATCGGCATCCACCCCCTCGATCTGGCTCTCGCCGAAGACGGACGCCTGGTCTCGTTCGAGACCCGCCATATCGCCGAGATGACAGAACACGGCATTGTGCCCGTGCTGCACGGCGACGTGGTGATGGACCGTCTGCGGGGATCCTGCATCGTATCGGGCGACCAGCTGGTGACCCGCCTCGCCGTTGCTCTCGCGAGCCGGCGCGTGGGCCTCGCAACGGACGTCCCGGGCGTGCTGCAGAACGGCCTGGTCGTCCCGCGCATCGACCGGAGCGTCGCCGCGACGCTCGATGTCGGCGGGTCGGGAAACACCGACGTGACCGGAGGCATGCAGGGCAAGATTGCCGAACTCCTGGCACTGGCCGATGCCGGCATCGATTCGCACATCTTCCATGTCTCGAAGATCGGCCGGTTCCTGGACGGCACAGGGCATGGCGGAACGATAATCGGAAGGAGTATGCCATGA
- the fni gene encoding type 2 isopentenyl-diphosphate Delta-isomerase → MTKETATSSRKRDHLVICCEQPIEAGDAGFGDVRLVHNALPECDMDAIETETRFLGRALGSPLFIAAMTGGHPDTLEVNRRLARAAERYNLGMGVGSQRAALEKPELEESFTVVREEAPRAFLCANLGIIQLRDHGIEWAERAVEMIDAQAIAIHVNSLQEAIQPEGDHNAEGSLEALRSLCEEFSYPVIVKETGSGISAGTARVIRGAGASAIDIGGYGGTSWAKIERLRANDSGLADLGEAFLSWGIPTVVSLCEVRTTGGPIIATGGLRTGVDIAKAIALGADLGGMALPLLKPAMKSEETLFAAVEAMHRELEVAMFLTGSRSIRDLSHARTYITGLTRQMIGTSD, encoded by the coding sequence ATGACGAAAGAGACCGCCACGTCCTCACGGAAACGGGATCACCTGGTAATCTGTTGCGAACAGCCCATCGAGGCCGGCGATGCCGGGTTCGGAGACGTGCGGCTGGTCCACAACGCCCTTCCCGAGTGCGACATGGATGCGATCGAGACCGAGACCCGGTTCCTCGGTAGAGCACTCGGCTCTCCCCTCTTCATTGCAGCGATGACCGGAGGACACCCGGACACCCTCGAGGTAAACCGGCGGCTCGCACGTGCCGCCGAACGGTATAACCTCGGTATGGGTGTCGGTTCTCAGCGAGCGGCACTGGAAAAGCCCGAACTGGAGGAGAGTTTCACCGTCGTGCGGGAGGAAGCGCCGCGTGCCTTCCTCTGTGCGAACCTCGGAATCATCCAGCTCCGCGACCACGGCATCGAGTGGGCGGAACGGGCTGTCGAGATGATCGATGCACAGGCGATCGCCATCCACGTCAATTCGCTTCAGGAAGCGATTCAGCCGGAGGGCGATCATAACGCAGAGGGGAGCCTTGAAGCGCTCCGCAGCCTCTGTGAAGAGTTCTCCTATCCGGTCATCGTGAAGGAGACCGGTTCCGGTATATCGGCCGGGACTGCAAGGGTTATCCGGGGGGCAGGAGCAAGCGCCATCGATATCGGGGGCTATGGAGGCACGTCGTGGGCGAAGATCGAACGCCTGCGGGCGAACGACTCCGGGCTCGCCGATCTCGGGGAAGCATTCCTCTCCTGGGGCATACCGACCGTGGTGAGCCTCTGTGAGGTCCGGACGACAGGAGGCCCGATCATAGCGACGGGCGGACTGCGAACAGGTGTCGATATCGCGAAAGCCATTGCACTCGGGGCGGATCTCGGGGGCATGGCGCTCCCCCTCTTAAAACCGGCCATGAAGAGCGAGGAAACCCTCTTTGCAGCCGTCGAGGCGATGCACCGCGAACTCGAGGTGGCGATGTTCCTGACGGGATCCCGGTCGATACGGGATCTTTCCCACGCACGGACGTATATAACCGGTCTAACCCGGCAAATGATTGGAACCAGCGACTAA
- a CDS encoding RNase J family beta-CASP ribonuclease, whose amino-acid sequence MDIEIIAVGGYNEVGRNMTAVRCGKEIVIFDMGLRLDQVMIHEDADIENMHSLDLIQMKAIPDDTIMNGVEGSVKAIVCSHGHLDHIGAIPKLAHRYNAPIISTPYTSELIRQQIAGEQKFGVNNKLFALKAGQRYTISPHLTLEFVRAQHSIIDTVFPVLHTPRGAVIYANDFKLDRTPVLGEPPDFARLRQIGKEGVIALITESVNIADNGRCPSEKIARDLVRDTITSYEDDKSALFVSTFSSHISRVKTIAECAHEIGRKPVLLGRSMERYSSAAEQLKLVGFPESLSMFGNRRTVDRTLRRIMKSGKDKFLPIVTGHQGESGAILTRIVMGDTPYKLEKGDKILFSAKVIPNPMNYGQRYLVEARAKMAGVRIFDELHVSGHAYKEDHYEFLHLLNPQHVIPSHGDIGMTGGYAKFAEEIGYTLGNDLHILRNGKNVLIK is encoded by the coding sequence ATGGATATTGAGATTATAGCAGTGGGCGGATATAACGAAGTCGGCAGAAATATGACCGCCGTCCGCTGCGGAAAAGAGATTGTCATCTTTGATATGGGTCTGCGTCTGGACCAGGTGATGATCCACGAGGATGCTGATATCGAGAATATGCATTCCCTGGACCTGATCCAGATGAAAGCCATTCCTGATGATACCATCATGAATGGGGTAGAGGGGAGTGTCAAGGCGATCGTCTGTTCGCACGGACACCTGGACCATATCGGTGCGATACCGAAACTGGCACACCGGTATAACGCCCCGATCATCAGCACGCCCTATACCTCGGAACTGATCAGGCAGCAGATTGCAGGCGAACAGAAGTTCGGAGTGAACAATAAACTCTTCGCCCTGAAGGCCGGGCAGCGCTACACCATCTCCCCGCACCTCACGCTCGAGTTCGTGCGTGCCCAGCACTCCATCATCGATACGGTCTTTCCCGTCCTGCACACGCCGCGAGGCGCAGTCATCTACGCGAACGACTTCAAACTGGACAGGACGCCGGTGCTCGGGGAGCCGCCGGACTTCGCCCGGCTGCGGCAGATCGGGAAGGAGGGTGTTATCGCTCTTATCACGGAGAGCGTCAACATCGCCGACAACGGGCGCTGCCCGAGCGAGAAGATCGCGCGGGACCTGGTCAGGGACACCATCACCAGTTACGAGGACGACAAGAGCGCTCTCTTCGTCTCGACGTTCTCGTCGCATATCTCCCGTGTCAAGACCATCGCCGAATGCGCCCACGAGATCGGCAGAAAACCGGTCCTGCTCGGGCGGTCGATGGAGCGCTACAGCTCGGCGGCCGAACAGCTGAAACTGGTCGGGTTCCCCGAGTCCCTCTCCATGTTCGGCAACCGCCGGACCGTTGACAGGACGCTTCGGCGGATCATGAAGTCCGGGAAGGACAAGTTCCTCCCGATCGTCACCGGCCACCAGGGAGAGTCGGGTGCCATCCTGACGAGGATCGTGATGGGGGATACTCCCTACAAGCTGGAGAAGGGCGACAAGATCCTCTTCTCGGCAAAGGTTATCCCGAACCCGATGAACTACGGGCAGCGTTACCTGGTCGAGGCCCGCGCCAAGATGGCGGGCGTGCGGATCTTCGACGAGCTGCACGTCTCGGGGCACGCCTACAAAGAGGACCACTACGAGTTCCTGCATCTCTTAAACCCCCAGCACGTCATCCCGTCCCACGGCGACATCGGCATGACCGGCGGCTACGCGAAGTTCGCGGAGGAGATCGGGTATACGCTCGGAAACGACCTCCATATCCTCCGGAACGGGAAGAACGTCCTGATAAAATAG
- a CDS encoding polyprenyl synthetase family protein, translating into MTTLEDYLEKNAERIDKVIHRYFGDVHGDLFRASAHLLLAGGKRLRPAVVILAADAVRKGSSDDLIPAALALELTHNFTLIHDDIMDGDVVRRGVPTVHTVWDEPTAILAGDVLYAKAFEFICLSDAENPAKIRAVKMLARTCTDICEGQSMDMAFEKRDDVSELDYLEMVSKKTGVLYGASAAIGGILAGANPVQADALYQFGVNSGVAFQIQDDLIDLLASTEKSGKDRASDIREGKQTLIAIKAREKGLDLAPYRRELSGAEIDDLISLLQNAGIIEEVRAVAVERAVVAKQALSVLQDSEEKQILAEIADYFIDRGY; encoded by the coding sequence ATGACGACGCTTGAAGACTACCTGGAGAAGAATGCCGAGCGGATCGACAAGGTGATCCACCGCTACTTCGGAGACGTCCACGGCGACCTATTCCGGGCGAGCGCCCACCTGCTGCTTGCGGGGGGCAAACGGCTCCGCCCGGCGGTCGTCATACTCGCCGCGGATGCGGTGAGGAAAGGAAGTTCGGACGACCTGATCCCGGCGGCGCTCGCGCTTGAACTGACCCATAACTTCACCCTCATTCATGACGATATCATGGACGGCGACGTCGTCCGGCGCGGTGTCCCGACGGTGCATACGGTCTGGGACGAGCCGACGGCAATTCTTGCAGGCGATGTACTCTACGCAAAGGCGTTCGAGTTCATCTGCCTCTCGGATGCCGAGAACCCCGCCAAAATCCGGGCAGTGAAGATGCTTGCCAGGACATGCACCGATATCTGCGAGGGGCAGAGCATGGATATGGCATTCGAGAAGAGGGACGACGTCTCGGAGCTCGATTACCTGGAGATGGTCAGCAAGAAGACCGGCGTGCTCTACGGCGCGTCCGCCGCCATCGGCGGGATCCTTGCCGGGGCAAACCCGGTCCAGGCCGATGCCCTCTACCAGTTCGGGGTGAACAGCGGCGTTGCCTTCCAGATCCAGGACGATCTCATCGACCTCCTTGCAAGCACCGAGAAGAGCGGCAAGGACCGCGCGTCGGATATCCGGGAAGGGAAGCAGACCCTGATAGCAATCAAGGCACGCGAGAAAGGGCTCGATCTCGCCCCGTACCGCAGAGAACTCTCGGGCGCCGAGATCGACGACCTGATCTCCCTCCTGCAGAATGCAGGCATCATCGAAGAAGTCCGGGCCGTTGCCGTCGAGCGGGCTGTCGTCGCAAAACAGGCGCTCTCGGTCCTCCAGGACTCCGAGGAGAAGCAGATTCTTGCAGAGATCGCCGATTACTTCATAGACCGGGGTTACTGA
- a CDS encoding glutamate--tRNA ligase: MDADLEHLLFIYALQNAVKHDAAPKTGTVIGTVLGKHPEFRSRARELGPLAGKAIAEVAAMSQSDRKSRLEAIAPELLAELTETHERSRELPALEGAENGVVMRFAPNPSGPLHLGHARASILNDYYVRRYGGRYVLRIEDTDPRRVDPEAYAMVQEDIAWLGLGITDIVYQSDRLDIYYDWCRKLIELGGAYVCVCDAERFRELKLKGKACPCREGTVEENLELWQQMLDGEFYEGDATVRVKTDLTHPDPAMRDYSAMRIVNAPLHPRVDATVFPLMNFSVAVDDHLLGITHVIRGKDHIANTRRQRFIFDYFGWKPPVYRHYGRMGISGVVLSTSGMREGINSGIYTGWDDIHLGTMRAIARRGIEPEAVRNAMVDIGIGETDISFSWENLYSRNKELVDPKANRYFFVPDPVEVVVEGAPLHEAHAALHPNDPSRGVRTLVTAGRVLLPKTDIEGKSMVRLKDLYNVRIEGEGDTLQVSYAGDSLEDARREKAPIIQWLPADAKLPCTLLRQDGNLEGFCEPLVAGEIDHVVQFERIGFARIDSADGGRVSAYFAHR; encoded by the coding sequence ATGGACGCGGATCTCGAGCATCTGCTCTTCATCTACGCGTTACAGAACGCGGTGAAGCACGACGCGGCCCCGAAGACCGGAACGGTCATCGGCACGGTGCTCGGCAAGCACCCCGAGTTCCGGAGTCGGGCGAGGGAGCTTGGCCCGCTCGCAGGGAAGGCGATCGCGGAGGTGGCGGCGATGAGCCAGTCCGACCGCAAAAGCCGCCTTGAAGCGATCGCTCCCGAGCTCCTCGCCGAACTCACCGAGACGCACGAACGCTCACGGGAACTCCCTGCCCTCGAGGGTGCCGAGAACGGCGTGGTGATGCGGTTCGCACCGAACCCGAGCGGGCCGCTGCACCTCGGGCATGCCCGGGCCTCCATCTTAAACGACTACTATGTCCGGCGCTACGGGGGGCGGTATGTCCTCCGTATCGAGGACACCGATCCGAGGAGGGTCGATCCCGAGGCATACGCGATGGTGCAGGAGGATATCGCGTGGCTGGGGCTCGGGATCACCGATATCGTCTACCAGAGCGACAGGCTCGATATCTACTACGACTGGTGCAGGAAACTCATCGAGCTTGGCGGTGCCTACGTCTGTGTCTGTGACGCAGAACGGTTCAGGGAACTCAAACTCAAGGGGAAGGCATGCCCCTGCCGGGAAGGGACGGTGGAGGAGAACCTGGAACTCTGGCAGCAGATGCTTGACGGAGAGTTCTACGAGGGCGACGCGACCGTCCGGGTGAAGACGGATCTCACCCACCCCGACCCGGCCATGCGCGACTACTCCGCGATGCGAATCGTGAACGCGCCCCTCCACCCGAGAGTGGACGCCACGGTCTTTCCGCTGATGAACTTCTCGGTCGCGGTGGACGACCACCTGCTCGGGATCACCCACGTGATCCGCGGGAAGGACCACATCGCGAACACGAGACGGCAGCGCTTCATCTTCGATTACTTCGGCTGGAAACCGCCGGTCTACCGCCACTACGGCAGGATGGGGATATCGGGCGTCGTCCTCTCGACGTCGGGGATGCGCGAGGGGATCAACAGCGGCATCTACACCGGCTGGGACGACATCCACCTGGGGACGATGCGGGCGATCGCACGCCGGGGTATCGAACCCGAAGCGGTCCGGAACGCCATGGTCGATATCGGCATCGGGGAGACCGACATCTCGTTCTCCTGGGAGAATCTTTACTCCCGGAACAAGGAACTCGTCGACCCGAAGGCGAACCGCTACTTCTTCGTGCCCGACCCGGTCGAGGTCGTCGTGGAGGGCGCTCCTCTCCACGAGGCCCACGCGGCCCTTCACCCGAACGACCCCTCCCGCGGGGTCCGCACCCTCGTCACCGCCGGAAGGGTGCTCCTCCCGAAGACGGATATCGAAGGGAAGAGCATGGTCCGCTTAAAAGACCTCTATAACGTCAGGATCGAGGGGGAGGGGGATACGCTGCAAGTATCCTACGCAGGCGACTCGCTCGAGGATGCCCGGCGCGAGAAGGCGCCGATCATCCAGTGGCTGCCGGCGGACGCGAAACTCCCCTGCACCCTTCTGCGGCAGGACGGGAACCTCGAGGGGTTCTGCGAACCGCTGGTCGCCGGAGAGATTGACCACGTCGTCCAGTTCGAGCGGATCGGGTTTGCCCGGATCGACTCGGCGGACGGCGGCCGGGTGAGCGCGTACTTCGCGCACAGGTGA
- a CDS encoding DUF2178 domain-containing protein, whose protein sequence is MKRNTFYLLAGIVALAEVGIFWLSVDLERPILIQVAFVLGVLLLYAARRRVEDRIEDERTAMITQKAALRTLEVFWVVFFAVSLGGAVAAFSRPLGLRPPHPPLDPNATHMLVIRITDPDVLPFDLFGRFAVGQLVLLCLMIFLYVGFRMYYARKYGEWDTDEEQD, encoded by the coding sequence ATGAAGCGAAACACGTTCTATCTTCTGGCCGGTATCGTTGCGCTCGCCGAGGTCGGCATCTTCTGGCTCTCGGTGGATCTCGAGAGGCCGATCCTGATCCAGGTCGCGTTCGTCCTCGGTGTCCTTCTGCTGTATGCGGCGCGAAGGAGAGTCGAAGACAGGATAGAGGACGAACGGACGGCGATGATCACACAGAAGGCGGCGCTCCGGACGCTGGAGGTCTTCTGGGTGGTCTTCTTCGCGGTCAGCCTGGGGGGTGCGGTCGCTGCGTTTTCGAGGCCGCTCGGGTTGCGCCCGCCCCATCCTCCACTGGACCCTAACGCTACACATATGCTGGTGATACGGATAACGGATCCTGACGTCCTGCCTTTCGATCTCTTCGGCAGGTTTGCCGTCGGCCAGCTGGTACTCCTCTGCCTGATGATATTCCTGTACGTCGGGTTCAGGATGTACTACGCCCGCAAGTACGGAGAATGGGATACCGATGAAGAACAGGATTAA
- a CDS encoding helix-turn-helix transcriptional regulator, with protein sequence MKNRIKVYRAMHDLTQEGLANELGVTRQTILAIEKGKYDPSLDLAFKIARFFGVAIEEIFLYGDTAERK encoded by the coding sequence ATGAAGAACAGGATTAAGGTCTACCGGGCGATGCACGATCTGACCCAGGAAGGGCTCGCAAACGAGCTCGGGGTCACCCGGCAGACCATCCTCGCCATCGAGAAGGGAAAGTACGACCCGTCGCTCGACCTCGCCTTCAAGATCGCCCGGTTCTTCGGCGTCGCTATCGAGGAGATCTTCCTCTACGGCGATACGGCAGAGCGGAAATAA